A single window of Mycolicibacterium madagascariense DNA harbors:
- a CDS encoding HAD-IIA family hydrolase yields MATLAQEHDCLLLDLDGTVFRGQQPTEGSVETLTSLDGVRVLFVTNNASRGPDEVAKNLVAMGFSVHADDVVTSAQSAAHLLANQIDSGAAVLIIGTDALADEVRAVGLRPVRTFAEDPKAVVQGHSPQTGWAELAEGALAIRAGALWVAANVDRTLPSERGLLPGNGSMVAALETATDQRPQVAGKPQPPLLLDALARGDFQRPLVVGDRLDTDIAGAHATELPSLLVLTGVSSAADMIYADAAQRPDYLAADLRALTSADAEALRVAPNPSWRVEVGPQDVTVHSTGPDADDPLSVVRAVASAVWGSSVDGVRFSILAGDDTARQALQRWSLVDAGNPIA; encoded by the coding sequence GTGGCGACCCTCGCACAGGAACACGATTGTCTGCTGCTGGATCTCGACGGCACGGTCTTTCGCGGCCAGCAGCCCACCGAGGGGTCCGTCGAGACCCTGACGTCCCTCGACGGCGTCCGCGTGCTGTTCGTGACGAACAATGCCTCGCGCGGTCCCGACGAGGTCGCCAAGAATCTGGTGGCGATGGGGTTCTCGGTGCACGCCGACGACGTCGTCACCAGCGCGCAGAGTGCGGCGCACCTGTTGGCCAACCAAATCGACTCTGGCGCAGCGGTATTGATCATCGGTACCGACGCACTGGCCGATGAGGTGCGAGCGGTCGGCCTGCGACCGGTCCGCACGTTCGCCGAGGACCCCAAGGCCGTCGTGCAGGGGCACTCGCCGCAGACCGGCTGGGCCGAGCTGGCGGAGGGGGCGCTCGCGATCCGCGCCGGCGCGCTGTGGGTCGCGGCGAACGTCGACCGCACCCTGCCGTCCGAGCGCGGACTGCTCCCCGGCAACGGCTCGATGGTCGCCGCACTCGAGACGGCGACCGATCAGCGGCCACAGGTCGCGGGCAAGCCGCAGCCGCCGCTGCTCCTGGATGCGTTGGCCCGAGGCGACTTTCAGCGCCCGCTGGTGGTGGGCGACCGACTGGACACCGACATCGCCGGCGCCCACGCCACCGAATTGCCGAGCCTCCTGGTCCTCACCGGTGTGAGTTCGGCGGCCGACATGATCTACGCCGACGCCGCGCAGCGGCCGGACTACCTCGCCGCGGATCTGCGCGCGCTGACGTCGGCCGACGCCGAGGCGCTGCGGGTGGCGCCGAACCCGTCCTGGCGCGTGGAGGTGGGACCGCAGGACGTCACCGTGCATTCGACGGGCCCCGACGCCGACGATCCGCTGAGCGTCGTGCGGGCGGTCGCGAGCGCCGTCTGGGGGTCCAGCGTCGACGGTGTGCGCTTCTCGATCCTGGCCGGCGACGACACCGCCCGGCAGGCACTGCAGCGCTGGTCGCTGGTCGACGCCGGCAATCCGATAGCGTGA
- a CDS encoding tetratricopeptide repeat protein, with protein sequence MAQDRQRGGDERRPRRTPDAGASRRGAGDRRNAPPGSRPDRVRRPRPPSEDARSEGSAPPIPADVEAKQLAPDVRGELMTLDKATADYVAKHLVAAGENLEDDPELALRHAQAARTRSGRIAAVREAVGIAAYHCGDWAQALSELRAARRMGSKSPLLPMIADCERGVGRPQRAIDLSRTPEAEELTGDEADELRIVVAGARSDLGQHEQALAALSTPSLDPQRTGLTAARLFYAYADTLLALGRNDEALQWFIHAEAADTDGVTDADERITELS encoded by the coding sequence GTGGCCCAGGACAGGCAACGCGGAGGCGACGAGCGGCGGCCCCGCCGAACGCCCGATGCCGGCGCGTCGCGACGGGGCGCGGGTGATCGTCGCAACGCGCCGCCGGGGTCGCGCCCGGACCGGGTTCGTCGACCACGGCCGCCATCAGAGGATGCGCGCTCCGAGGGCAGTGCGCCACCGATTCCCGCGGACGTCGAGGCCAAGCAGTTGGCACCGGACGTTCGCGGCGAACTCATGACCCTGGACAAGGCAACGGCCGACTACGTCGCCAAGCACCTCGTCGCCGCGGGCGAGAATCTCGAGGACGATCCCGAACTGGCGCTGCGGCATGCGCAGGCCGCGCGGACGCGGTCCGGCCGGATCGCCGCCGTCCGCGAAGCCGTCGGCATCGCGGCCTATCACTGCGGTGACTGGGCGCAGGCGCTCTCCGAATTGCGGGCCGCCCGCCGCATGGGCAGCAAGTCGCCCCTACTGCCGATGATCGCCGACTGCGAACGCGGGGTCGGGCGCCCCCAGCGGGCCATCGATCTGTCCCGCACCCCGGAGGCCGAGGAACTCACCGGCGACGAGGCCGACGAGCTGCGCATCGTCGTCGCGGGCGCCCGTTCGGATCTCGGTCAGCACGAGCAGGCCCTCGCCGCACTCTCCACGCCGTCGCTCGATCCGCAGCGGACGGGGCTGACCGCGGCGCGCCTGTTCTATGCCTACGCCGACACGCTGCTGGCGTTGGGCCGCAACGACGAAGCGCTGCAATGGTTCATCCACGCCGAGGCAGCCGACACCGACGGCGTGACCGATGCCGACGAGCGAATCACGGAGTTGAGCTGA
- the tyrS gene encoding tyrosine--tRNA ligase yields the protein MSTGILDELEWRGLIAQSTDRDALAAAAADGPITLYAGFDPTAPSLHAGHLIPLLTLQRFQRAGHRPIVLAGGATGLIGDPRDTAERTLNTADTVAEWSERIRGQLERFVAFDGSATGAIVENNLSWTSQLSAIEFLRDLGKHFSVNVMLDRDTIRRRLEGDGISYTEFSYMLLQANDFVALHEKYGCALQIGGSDQWGNIIAGVRLVRQKLGVGVHALTVPLVTSADGKKFGKSTGGGNVWLDPELTTPYAWYQYFFNTADADVVRYLRWFTFLSAEELSELEVATAERAHERAAQRRLAQELTTLVHGRAATDSVELASQALFGRGELERLDEPTLAAALRETSVAAVGPGVADGIGDLLVATGLSKSKGEARRTLSEGGVYVNNQRVDSDEWTPHADDYLHGKWLVLRRGKRNVAGVERTLRA from the coding sequence ATGAGCACGGGCATCCTCGACGAGCTGGAATGGCGCGGCCTCATCGCGCAGTCCACCGACCGCGACGCGCTGGCCGCCGCGGCCGCCGACGGGCCGATCACGCTGTACGCCGGATTCGACCCCACGGCGCCGAGCCTGCACGCCGGGCACCTCATCCCGCTGCTGACGCTGCAGCGCTTCCAGCGCGCCGGGCATCGGCCGATCGTCCTGGCCGGCGGGGCCACCGGGCTGATCGGCGATCCCCGCGACACCGCGGAGCGCACGCTGAACACCGCCGACACCGTCGCCGAGTGGTCCGAGCGCATCCGCGGTCAGCTGGAGCGATTCGTCGCCTTCGACGGGTCGGCGACCGGTGCCATCGTCGAGAACAACCTGTCCTGGACGTCGCAGCTCTCGGCCATCGAATTCTTGCGCGACCTGGGCAAGCACTTCTCGGTGAACGTCATGCTCGATCGCGACACCATTCGACGCAGGCTCGAGGGCGACGGCATCTCCTACACCGAATTCAGCTACATGCTGTTGCAGGCCAACGACTTCGTCGCGCTGCACGAGAAATACGGGTGCGCACTGCAGATCGGCGGCTCGGATCAGTGGGGCAACATCATCGCCGGCGTGCGCCTGGTCCGGCAGAAGCTCGGCGTCGGCGTGCACGCGCTGACCGTCCCGCTGGTGACCTCGGCCGACGGCAAGAAGTTCGGCAAGTCGACCGGCGGCGGCAACGTGTGGCTCGACCCCGAGCTGACGACGCCCTACGCCTGGTACCAGTACTTCTTCAACACCGCCGACGCGGACGTGGTGCGCTACCTGCGCTGGTTCACGTTCCTCTCGGCCGAGGAACTCTCCGAGCTGGAGGTGGCGACCGCCGAACGGGCACACGAGCGAGCCGCCCAACGACGGCTGGCCCAGGAGCTGACGACGCTCGTCCATGGTCGGGCGGCGACCGACTCCGTCGAGCTGGCCAGTCAGGCGCTGTTCGGACGCGGGGAACTGGAGCGGCTGGACGAACCGACGCTCGCCGCGGCGCTGCGCGAGACGTCGGTCGCGGCAGTCGGCCCCGGGGTCGCGGACGGGATCGGGGATCTGCTGGTGGCCACCGGTTTGTCCAAGAGCAAGGGCGAGGCGCGGCGCACCCTGTCCGAGGGCGGCGTCTACGTCAACAACCAGCGCGTCGACAGTGACGAGTGGACGCCCCACGCCGACGACTACCTGCATGGCAAGTGGTTGGTGCTGCGGCGAGGCAAGCGGAACGTCGCCGGCGTCGAGCGGACGCTCAGGGCCTGA
- a CDS encoding DNA-3-methyladenine glycosylase produces MNAEVLATDPVTAAQRLLGAELVARGVTATIVEVEAYGGPPDGPWPDAASHSFRGRGGRNTLMFGPAGRLYTYLSHGIHVCANVVCADDGVAAAVLLRAAVVTDGLDAATARRGDLSRTSALARGPGNLSSALGITMGDNGIDLFDDHSPVRLALGAPRAGTSGPRVGVSRAADRPWRFWLPGCPEVSAFRRSPRAPAPGMSD; encoded by the coding sequence GTGAACGCTGAGGTGTTGGCGACCGACCCGGTGACGGCCGCGCAGCGGTTGCTGGGGGCGGAGCTCGTGGCGCGCGGTGTGACCGCGACGATCGTCGAGGTCGAAGCCTATGGCGGTCCCCCCGACGGACCCTGGCCCGATGCCGCGTCGCACTCCTTCCGCGGTCGGGGAGGGCGCAACACCCTCATGTTCGGGCCTGCGGGGCGGCTGTACACCTACCTCAGCCACGGCATCCACGTCTGCGCCAACGTCGTCTGCGCCGACGACGGCGTGGCCGCCGCGGTCCTGCTCAGGGCGGCGGTCGTCACCGACGGCCTCGACGCCGCGACGGCCCGCCGCGGTGACCTGTCGCGGACGTCGGCGTTGGCGAGGGGACCGGGCAACCTCAGCTCCGCGCTCGGAATCACCATGGGAGACAACGGGATCGACCTCTTCGACGACCACAGTCCCGTTCGGCTCGCGCTCGGCGCACCGCGCGCCGGCACCAGCGGCCCGCGCGTCGGGGTGAGCCGTGCGGCGGACCGCCCGTGGCGGTTCTGGCTGCCCGGGTGTCCCGAGGTCTCGGCCTTTCGTCGCAGTCCCCGGGCACCCGCGCCGGGGATGAGTGACTGA
- a CDS encoding Trm112 family protein: MLDQRLRSLLVCPEDRGSLLLVGDRLYNPRLRRAYRIEHGVPVLLISEAVTITDDAEHQSMIERAEP, encoded by the coding sequence ATGCTCGATCAACGTCTGCGCAGCCTCCTGGTCTGTCCTGAGGACCGCGGTTCGCTGCTGCTCGTCGGCGACCGGCTCTACAACCCGCGGTTGCGACGCGCCTACCGAATCGAGCACGGCGTGCCCGTGCTCCTCATCAGTGAGGCGGTCACGATCACCGATGACGCCGAGCACCAGTCGATGATCGAGCGGGCGGAACCCTAG
- a CDS encoding acyl-CoA synthetase, whose translation MDLSAITGPVERLVATAQNGLEVLRYGGLETGAVPSPFQIVESVPMYRLRRYFPPDARPGAKPAGPPVLMVHPMMMSADMWDVTRDEGAVGILHAAGIDPWVIDFGSPDQIEGGMQRTLADHVVALNEAIDTVKSVTDRDVHLAGYSQGGMFAYQTAAYRRSKDLASIVAFGAPVDTLAALPMNLPAGLAVGAADFMADHVFSRIDVPGWLARTGFQMLDPIKTAQSRLDFLRQLHDREALLPREQQRRFLASDGWIAWSGPAIAELLKQFIAHNRMMSGGFSIHGDLVTLSDIDCPVLAVVGEVDDIGQPASVRGIKRASPQADVYEYLIRSGHFGLVVGSKAATQTWPTVAAWVRWLAGDGEMPDGVVPMALQPEESHESGVPLALRIAHGAGAAAEMTFSVARAAGSAVVAANKSARALVVETARTLPRLARLGQINDHTRMSLGRIMTEQAQATPRGEFLLFDGRVHTYEAVDRRVNNVVRGLIDVGVRQGAHVGVLMETRPSALVAIAALSRLGAVAVLMPPDADLTEAARLGAVSDVIADPVHLDAAKKLPLRVLVLGGGEARDLDLAADDDVVDMEKIDPDVVALPGWYRPDPGFAKDLAYVAFATVNGELVARQITNFRWALSAFGTASAANLSTGDTVYCLTPLHHQSGLLVSLGGAVVGGTRIALSRGLRPDRFSHELRQYGVTVVSYTWAMLRDVIDDPAFALHGNHPVRLFIGSGMPTGLWRRVEEEFAPAHVVEFFATTDGQAVLANVASAKIGSEGRPLPGGGQIALAAYDPDDDLILEDDRGFVALAGTNEVGVLLAHPRGPVDPTASVKRGVFAPADLWVSTEYLFRRDEAGDYWLVDNRGSVIRTERGPVYSAAVNDTVGRIGAVDVAVTYRVTVDDHDLAVSALLLRPGGTVPTADLNEALTGLPVGAAPDVVHVVPDLKLSATYRPLLGPLRAAGLPKPSRNAWYLDPDTGTYRRLTAAARAELAGAASDE comes from the coding sequence GTGGACCTATCGGCGATCACCGGGCCCGTGGAGCGGTTGGTGGCAACCGCTCAGAACGGTCTGGAGGTCCTGCGGTACGGCGGTCTGGAGACCGGGGCCGTGCCGTCGCCGTTCCAGATCGTCGAGAGCGTGCCGATGTACCGGCTGCGGCGGTACTTCCCGCCCGATGCCCGGCCGGGCGCCAAGCCGGCGGGCCCGCCGGTGCTGATGGTGCACCCGATGATGATGTCGGCCGACATGTGGGACGTCACCCGCGACGAGGGCGCCGTCGGCATCCTGCACGCCGCGGGCATCGATCCCTGGGTCATCGACTTCGGCTCGCCCGACCAGATCGAGGGCGGCATGCAGCGCACCCTCGCCGATCACGTCGTCGCGCTGAACGAGGCCATCGACACCGTCAAGAGCGTGACCGACCGCGACGTCCACCTGGCCGGGTATTCCCAAGGCGGCATGTTCGCCTACCAGACCGCCGCGTACCGACGGTCCAAGGACCTCGCGAGCATCGTCGCCTTCGGGGCCCCCGTCGACACGCTGGCCGCCCTGCCGATGAACCTGCCCGCCGGGCTCGCGGTCGGGGCCGCGGACTTCATGGCCGACCACGTGTTCAGCCGCATCGACGTGCCAGGGTGGTTGGCGCGCACGGGTTTTCAGATGCTCGACCCCATCAAGACCGCGCAGTCGCGGCTGGACTTCCTGCGCCAGCTGCACGACCGCGAGGCGCTGCTGCCCCGCGAGCAGCAGCGCCGCTTCCTGGCCAGCGACGGCTGGATCGCGTGGTCCGGTCCGGCCATCGCCGAGTTGCTCAAGCAGTTCATCGCCCACAACCGGATGATGAGCGGCGGGTTCTCGATCCACGGCGACCTCGTCACGCTCTCCGACATCGACTGCCCCGTCCTCGCCGTCGTCGGCGAGGTCGACGACATCGGCCAGCCGGCGTCGGTACGCGGCATCAAACGGGCGTCCCCGCAGGCCGACGTCTACGAATACCTCATCCGCTCAGGGCATTTCGGTCTGGTCGTCGGCTCGAAGGCCGCCACTCAGACGTGGCCGACGGTGGCGGCGTGGGTCAGGTGGCTCGCCGGTGACGGCGAGATGCCCGACGGTGTGGTGCCGATGGCGCTGCAGCCGGAGGAGTCCCACGAGAGCGGGGTGCCACTGGCGCTGCGCATCGCACACGGTGCCGGCGCGGCCGCGGAGATGACGTTCAGCGTCGCGCGGGCCGCGGGATCCGCCGTCGTCGCGGCGAACAAGTCCGCCCGCGCCCTGGTCGTGGAGACCGCACGGACGCTGCCGCGACTGGCTCGGCTCGGGCAGATCAACGACCACACCAGGATGTCGCTCGGACGGATCATGACCGAGCAGGCCCAGGCCACGCCGCGGGGTGAGTTCCTGCTGTTCGACGGCCGCGTGCACACCTATGAGGCAGTGGACCGCCGCGTCAACAACGTCGTCCGCGGCCTGATCGACGTCGGCGTCCGACAGGGCGCGCACGTCGGGGTCCTCATGGAGACCAGGCCGAGCGCGCTCGTCGCGATCGCCGCGCTCTCCAGGCTCGGTGCGGTGGCCGTGCTGATGCCGCCCGACGCCGATCTGACCGAGGCGGCCCGGCTCGGCGCGGTGTCCGACGTCATCGCCGACCCGGTGCACCTCGACGCCGCGAAGAAATTGCCCCTGCGGGTGCTGGTGCTCGGCGGCGGTGAGGCGCGCGACCTCGACCTCGCCGCGGACGACGACGTCGTCGACATGGAGAAGATCGACCCCGACGTCGTGGCGCTGCCCGGCTGGTATCGACCGGACCCCGGCTTCGCCAAGGATCTGGCCTACGTGGCCTTCGCGACCGTGAACGGCGAGCTGGTCGCCCGGCAGATCACGAACTTTCGGTGGGCGCTCTCGGCGTTCGGCACGGCGTCCGCGGCGAACCTCAGCACCGGCGACACCGTGTACTGCCTGACCCCGCTGCACCATCAGTCCGGTCTGCTCGTCAGCCTCGGCGGAGCGGTCGTCGGCGGCACCCGGATCGCCCTGTCGCGGGGGCTGCGGCCGGACCGCTTCTCCCACGAGCTGCGGCAGTACGGCGTCACCGTGGTGTCCTACACCTGGGCGATGCTGCGCGACGTGATCGACGATCCGGCGTTCGCGCTCCACGGCAACCATCCCGTTCGACTGTTCATCGGGTCCGGCATGCCCACCGGACTGTGGCGACGGGTGGAGGAGGAGTTCGCGCCGGCCCACGTGGTCGAGTTCTTCGCCACCACCGACGGACAGGCCGTGCTGGCCAACGTCGCGAGCGCGAAGATCGGCAGCGAGGGCCGTCCGTTGCCGGGCGGCGGCCAGATCGCGCTGGCGGCCTACGACCCCGACGACGACCTGATCCTCGAGGACGACCGCGGGTTCGTCGCGCTGGCGGGGACGAACGAGGTGGGCGTCCTGCTCGCGCATCCGCGCGGTCCCGTCGATCCGACGGCGTCGGTCAAGCGCGGAGTCTTCGCCCCCGCCGACCTGTGGGTGTCGACGGAATACCTGTTCCGGCGCGACGAGGCCGGTGACTACTGGCTGGTCGACAACCGCGGTTCGGTGATCCGCACCGAGCGGGGACCGGTCTACAGCGCCGCAGTCAACGACACCGTCGGCCGCATCGGTGCCGTCGACGTCGCGGTCACCTACCGGGTCACCGTCGACGACCACGACCTCGCGGTGTCGGCGCTGCTGCTCAGGCCGGGGGGCACGGTGCCGACGGCGGATCTGAACGAGGCGCTGACCGGGCTGCCGGTGGGCGCCGCCCCCGACGTCGTCCACGTGGTGCCCGACCTCAAGCTCAGCGCGACCTACCGACCGCTGCTGGGCCCCCTGCGCGCGGCGGGCCTGCCCAAGCCGTCGCGCAACGCCTGGTACCTGGACCCCGACACCGGCACCTATCGACGACTGACCGCCGCCGCGCGCGCCGAGCTCGCCGGGGCGGCGTCCGACGAGTGA
- a CDS encoding ABC-F family ATP-binding cassette domain-containing protein, which yields MANLINLERATVGYGTRTLLDGVSLGVDDGQAIGVVGRNGDGKTTLLQILTATRPPDSGRVTHTSGLSVGYLHQADDFAAEATVRDVIFGRERTDADGEDRRADHVWAADAESRSVVENLLTEVALDRQVGQLSGGERRRVALAAVLLAGHDVLVLDEPTNHLDVEVISWLAGWLSRQRAKTLVVVSHDRWFLDAVCTNIWEVHGGTVDAYEGGYAAYVLARAERSRIAAGTEARRRNLMRKELAWLRRGAPARTSKPKFRIQAANELIANEPEPRDSLALQRFATARLGKDVFDLHRVSLRAGEKVILDQLDWSIGPGARIGLVGVNGTGKTSVLKLLTGELPPTSGTVKRGKTLRIGYLSQALVEMDGSERVLDAVENAKRITELAGGKEVSTATLLEDFGFTGDKLTTRLSELSGGERRRFQFLRLLLDEPNVMLLDEPTNDLDIDTLNVIEDYLDGWPGTLIVVTHDRYFLERVSDVTYALPGGGRCVLLPGGIEQYLAERPAANGVAVTRPADRNETDSARERKTGKQLSRIESQLRKLDEQIAALHLTMADAAADHVRLGQLNGELSDLVQRKESLEEEWLVLADG from the coding sequence ATGGCGAACCTGATCAACCTCGAACGCGCGACCGTCGGCTACGGCACGCGCACCCTCCTCGACGGCGTCAGCCTCGGCGTCGACGACGGGCAGGCCATCGGAGTCGTCGGACGCAACGGCGACGGCAAGACCACGCTGCTGCAGATCCTCACGGCGACCCGGCCACCCGACTCCGGACGTGTCACCCACACGTCCGGCCTGTCGGTCGGCTATCTGCACCAGGCCGACGACTTCGCGGCCGAGGCGACGGTGCGCGACGTGATCTTCGGGCGCGAGCGCACCGACGCCGACGGCGAGGACCGCCGCGCCGACCACGTGTGGGCCGCGGACGCCGAGAGCAGGTCGGTCGTCGAGAACCTGCTGACCGAAGTCGCACTCGACCGCCAGGTGGGCCAGCTCAGCGGCGGCGAGCGCCGTCGCGTCGCGCTGGCGGCGGTCTTGCTCGCCGGACACGACGTGCTCGTGCTCGACGAGCCGACGAACCACCTCGACGTCGAGGTGATCAGCTGGCTCGCCGGCTGGCTGTCCCGGCAGCGGGCGAAGACGTTGGTCGTCGTCAGCCACGACCGGTGGTTCCTTGATGCGGTGTGCACCAACATCTGGGAGGTGCACGGCGGCACCGTCGACGCCTACGAGGGTGGCTACGCGGCCTACGTCCTGGCCCGCGCCGAAAGGTCGAGGATCGCCGCGGGCACCGAAGCGCGGCGGCGCAACCTCATGCGCAAGGAATTGGCGTGGCTGCGACGGGGGGCGCCGGCCCGCACGTCCAAGCCGAAGTTCCGCATCCAGGCCGCCAACGAGCTGATCGCCAACGAACCCGAACCGCGCGATTCCCTTGCCCTGCAACGCTTTGCGACGGCCCGGCTAGGCAAGGACGTGTTCGACCTGCACCGGGTGTCCCTGCGGGCCGGCGAGAAGGTCATCCTCGACCAACTGGACTGGTCGATCGGGCCGGGCGCGCGGATCGGGCTGGTCGGCGTCAACGGCACGGGCAAGACGTCGGTGCTCAAGCTGCTGACCGGTGAACTGCCGCCGACGTCGGGCACGGTCAAGCGCGGCAAGACGCTCAGGATCGGCTACCTGAGCCAGGCGCTCGTCGAGATGGACGGCAGCGAGCGCGTCCTGGACGCGGTCGAGAACGCCAAGCGCATCACCGAACTCGCGGGGGGCAAGGAGGTCAGCACGGCCACCCTACTCGAGGACTTCGGCTTCACCGGCGACAAGTTGACCACGCGCCTGTCGGAGCTCTCCGGCGGCGAGCGGCGACGGTTCCAGTTCCTGCGGCTGCTGCTCGACGAGCCCAACGTCATGCTGCTCGACGAGCCGACGAACGACCTGGACATCGACACCCTGAACGTCATCGAGGACTACCTCGACGGCTGGCCGGGCACCCTGATCGTCGTCACCCACGACCGCTACTTCCTCGAGCGGGTCAGCGACGTGACCTACGCCCTGCCCGGCGGCGGTCGCTGCGTGCTCCTGCCGGGTGGCATCGAGCAGTACCTCGCCGAGCGGCCTGCGGCCAACGGCGTCGCGGTGACCCGTCCGGCCGACCGCAACGAAACCGACTCGGCGCGCGAGCGCAAGACCGGAAAGCAATTGTCGCGCATCGAGAGTCAGCTCAGGAAGCTCGACGAGCAGATCGCCGCGCTGCATCTGACGATGGCCGACGCCGCCGCCGATCACGTGCGACTGGGCCAGCTCAACGGCGAACTGTCCGACCTGGTGCAGCGCAAGGAGTCACTCGAAGAGGAGTGGCTGGTCCTGGCCGACGGCTAG
- the argH gene encoding argininosuccinate lyase, translating to MTTNEGSLWGGRFAGGPSDALAALSKSTHFDWVLAPYDVRASKAHALVLFRAGLLSSEQRDGLLAGLDALGKDVADGTFTPLPSDEDVHGALERGLIDRAGADLGGRLRAGRSRNDQVATLFRMWLRDAMRAIGGGVLDVVGALATQAAAHPTEIMPGKTHLQSAQPILLAHHLLAHAHPLLRDVDRILDLDDRTAISPYGSGALAGSSLGLDPDAIAADLGFTAAADNSIDATAARDFAAEAAFVLAMIAVDLSRLAEDVILWSTTEFGYVRLHDSWSTGSSIMPQKKNPDIAELARGKSGRLIGNLAGLLATLKAQPLAYNRDLQEDKEPVFDSVAQLQLLLPAMAGLVGTLTFDADRLAELAPRGYTLATDIAEWMVRQGIPFRVAHEAAGAAVKAAEARGVGLEELTDDELAAIHPGLTPKVREVLTVEGSVDSRDARGGTAPRQVAKQLGVVRETADRLWIRLRP from the coding sequence ATGACCACCAACGAGGGTTCGCTGTGGGGCGGGCGCTTCGCCGGCGGCCCGTCGGACGCCCTGGCCGCACTGAGCAAGTCGACCCACTTCGACTGGGTGCTGGCGCCCTACGACGTGCGCGCCTCCAAGGCGCACGCCCTGGTGCTGTTCCGGGCCGGGTTGTTGTCGTCGGAGCAGCGTGACGGTCTGCTGGCGGGGCTCGACGCCCTCGGCAAGGACGTCGCCGACGGGACCTTCACCCCGCTGCCGTCCGACGAGGACGTCCACGGCGCCCTCGAGCGCGGACTGATCGACCGGGCCGGTGCGGACCTCGGCGGCCGCCTGCGCGCGGGCCGGTCGCGAAACGACCAGGTGGCCACGCTCTTTCGGATGTGGCTGCGCGACGCGATGCGCGCGATCGGCGGCGGTGTCCTCGACGTCGTCGGTGCGCTCGCCACCCAGGCCGCCGCGCACCCGACCGAGATCATGCCCGGCAAGACCCACCTGCAGTCCGCGCAGCCGATCCTGCTGGCCCACCACCTGCTGGCGCACGCGCACCCGCTGCTGCGCGACGTCGACCGGATCCTCGACCTGGACGACCGCACCGCCATCTCCCCGTATGGCTCCGGCGCGCTGGCGGGTTCGTCGCTCGGCCTCGATCCCGACGCCATCGCCGCCGATCTGGGATTCACCGCCGCCGCCGACAACTCCATCGATGCGACGGCCGCGCGCGACTTCGCGGCCGAGGCGGCCTTCGTGCTGGCGATGATCGCCGTCGACCTGTCCCGGCTCGCCGAGGACGTGATCCTGTGGAGCACGACCGAATTCGGCTATGTGCGGCTGCACGACTCCTGGTCGACGGGCAGCTCGATCATGCCGCAGAAGAAGAACCCCGACATCGCCGAACTCGCCCGCGGCAAGTCCGGTCGCCTGATCGGCAACCTCGCCGGGCTGCTCGCCACCCTCAAGGCGCAGCCGCTGGCCTACAACCGCGATCTGCAGGAGGACAAGGAACCGGTCTTCGACTCGGTGGCCCAGCTGCAGCTGCTGCTGCCCGCGATGGCCGGCCTCGTCGGCACCCTGACGTTCGACGCCGACCGGTTGGCCGAGCTGGCGCCGCGTGGTTACACGTTGGCCACCGACATCGCCGAATGGATGGTGCGCCAAGGCATTCCGTTCCGCGTCGCCCACGAGGCGGCCGGGGCGGCGGTCAAGGCCGCGGAGGCGCGCGGCGTCGGACTCGAGGAGCTGACCGACGACGAACTGGCGGCCATCCACCCCGGGTTGACGCCGAAGGTCCGCGAGGTGCTGACGGTCGAGGGCTCGGTCGATTCCCGCGATGCCCGCGGTGGCACCGCGCCCAGGCAGGTCGCCAAGCAACTCGGCGTCGTGCGGGAGACGGCCGACCGGCTCTGGATTCGGCTGCGTCCCTAG